A single window of Rhodothermales bacterium DNA harbors:
- a CDS encoding GntG family PLP-dependent aldolase, with protein MPIDLRSDTVTRPGEGMRRAIYEAEVGDNIYGEDPTVNRLQAEVAALLGKEDAVFVPSGIMANQLALLIHTHPGAEIILERKCHIFNHEGGATGFLAGVQTCPIDGDRGMLLPEQVERALRNGFYGEPTSRLLCLENTHNHAGGRVLPQLIVEAAAAVARSRGLAAHLDGARLWNAAAASGRSVAELAAPFDTVSVCLSKGLGAPVGSLLAGPVDLMKKALRFRNSIGGGMRQSGILAAAGLYALAHHRERLVDDHRRARALADVIAKLPGFDLDPTRVETNIVLFRVAFRPVADVVAALRAEGIWVAPFGPGLVRAVVHLDISQTDIDVTIQTLQRLFSTP; from the coding sequence ATGCCGATCGATCTGCGAAGCGACACCGTCACCCGCCCCGGCGAAGGCATGCGGCGGGCTATTTACGAAGCGGAGGTCGGTGATAACATCTACGGGGAAGACCCCACCGTGAATCGCCTCCAGGCCGAAGTAGCCGCCCTGCTCGGGAAAGAGGACGCCGTGTTCGTGCCGTCTGGCATCATGGCGAATCAGCTGGCCCTGCTGATCCATACGCACCCCGGCGCCGAAATCATCCTCGAGCGGAAGTGCCATATCTTCAACCACGAAGGGGGCGCGACCGGGTTTCTCGCCGGCGTACAGACGTGCCCGATCGATGGGGACCGGGGGATGCTGCTGCCGGAACAGGTCGAGCGCGCCCTTCGGAACGGCTTTTACGGCGAGCCCACCTCGCGGCTTCTCTGCCTGGAGAACACCCACAACCACGCCGGCGGCCGCGTGTTGCCCCAGCTCATCGTCGAAGCCGCCGCCGCCGTGGCGCGATCGCGGGGTCTGGCGGCGCATCTGGATGGCGCCCGGCTCTGGAACGCCGCGGCAGCCTCCGGCAGGTCTGTTGCCGAACTCGCCGCGCCGTTCGACACCGTGAGTGTCTGCCTCTCGAAAGGACTGGGCGCCCCGGTGGGTTCGTTGCTCGCCGGCCCGGTCGACCTCATGAAAAAGGCGCTGCGTTTCCGAAATAGCATCGGTGGCGGGATGCGGCAATCGGGTATCCTGGCGGCGGCGGGGCTCTATGCGTTGGCGCACCACCGGGAGCGGTTGGTCGACGACCACCGGCGGGCCCGCGCACTCGCCGACGTGATCGCCAAGCTACCCGGCTTCGACCTGGACCCCACGCGGGTCGAGACCAACATCGTCCTATTCCGCGTAGCATTTCGCCCCGTCGCCGACGTAGTGGCCGCCCTCCGCGCCGAAGGCATCTGGGTGGCGCCATTTGGCCCGGGGCTGGTCCGCGCCGTGGTGCATCTGGACATTTCTCAGACCGACATCGACGTCACCATCCAGACGCTCCAGCGTCTTT